Genomic segment of Candidatus Cloacimonadota bacterium:
ATTTCAACCTGCTTTCCGCGGAATCCGACTCCGAGTTCAAGGCCCTGGCGCAGCGGATATCACCGCTGCTGGCAGAATTTAACAGCAGCATTTCCACCGACGAGGCGATTTTCGCCCGGGTGAAAAAGGTTTGGGAAGACGAGGTTGAGGGCAAACCGAAACCTGAACTGCCGAAAGACATGAACGACCGCGATGCGCTGAAGCAAGCAGAACGCTACCGCCTGACCGACAGGGCCTATCAAGGCTTTATCCGGGGCGGCGCCTTGCTGAGCACGGAAGACAAGCAAAAGCTAACCGCCATCGCGATGGAATCTTCCAAGCTTTCGCCCCAGTTTTCCGACAACGTATTAGGCGCCACCAACGCCTGGGAACTGCACATCACTGATCCCGCGGATGTGGAAGGCATGCCCCAGGGTGTGCTGGCCGGGGCGGCTCATCTGGCCAAAAGCAAGGGAAAGGACGGCGGCTGGCTCTTCAACCTGCAGCCATCCAGCATGGTGCCGCTACTCACATACTGCAAAAACCGCGAACTGCGCCGCCAAAGCCAGACGGCCTATGCCTCGCGCGCCTTCAATGACGATTTTGACAACCAGGAACTGATCAAACGCGCCCTGGACCTGCGCCAGCAACGCGCCGACCTGCTGGGCTACCCCACCCACGCTGACTACGTGCTTTCGGACCGCATGGCGGAATCCGTGCAAACCGCCACGGAGTTTTTGGAAAAGATTTACAGCGTTGCCTATCCCGCCGCCAAGCGGGAATATCAGGAAGTGGTTGACTACGCCAAACAGACCGACGGCATCAGCGATTTCAAGCCCTGGGACATGGGCTACTATTCCAACAAACTCAAGGAAGCACGCTACGCCTATGATCCGGAGGAACTGCGCCCCTGGTTCAAGGTGGAAAACGTGCTGACCGGCCTCTTCACCGTGGCGAAACACATCTACGGCATCGAAGTGAAGCAGGTTACAGATGTTCCCACCTGGCACAAGGATGTGAGCACCTGGGAAGTTTACGACCGGGCTGGGGATTTTTTGGGCCTGATGTACATGGACCTCTTTCCTCGGGAAACCAAAAGAGGCGGGGCCTGGCAGACCTCCTTCCAGAGACAGGGACTGCATTCTGACGGCCTGCGCCGCCCGCATGTGGCAATCGTGGCTTCGCTGACCCCCTCCACGGAGGACCAGCCCTCGCTGCTGCGTCTGGACGAAGCCCGCACCGTCTTTCACGAATTCGGCCACGCGCTGCATTCCCTACTGGCAGACGGCTATTACAAGGGACTCTCCGGCACCAGCGTGCTTTGGGATTTTGTGGAACTGCCCAGCCAAATCATGGAAAACTGGCTCCTGGAGGAGGAGGCGCTGAACCTCTTTGCCAGACACTATGAAACCGGTGAGCCGCTTCCCAGTGAACTGCTGAAGAAAGTGATCGATGCCAAAAACTTCCAGGCGGGACTGGCAAACATCACCCAACTGCGCTACGCCATGCTCGACCTGGCCTGGCACACCACCCATCCCAGCAAGATCACAGACGTGGACGCCTTTGAAAAGCAAGCCACCGCGCGCTTCCAGATCGCGCCCCCCATCGAGGGAGCAAACATCTCCTGCGCCTTTGCCCACATCTTCGCCGGAGGCTATTCCGCCGGCTACTATTCCTATAAATGGGCCGAAGCGCTGGAAGCCGACGCCTGGAGCCTCTTCAATGAAAAGGGCATATTCAACCCCGAAGTGAGCGAAGCCTTCCGCAAATACATCCTGGCTCGTGGTAACGCCTTTCACCCCATGGACCTCTTTGTGGCCTTCCGGGGGCGCAAACCGGACCCTGACGCCCTGCTCAAGC
This window contains:
- a CDS encoding M3 family metallopeptidase; protein product: MTQSSNPLLRPKSSHRLQAIPFDEIRTEHFMPAIEETLKTAKAEIEALKNNPAAPDFENTILALDLYGEQLDHVAGIYFNLLSAESDSEFKALAQRISPLLAEFNSSISTDEAIFARVKKVWEDEVEGKPKPELPKDMNDRDALKQAERYRLTDRAYQGFIRGGALLSTEDKQKLTAIAMESSKLSPQFSDNVLGATNAWELHITDPADVEGMPQGVLAGAAHLAKSKGKDGGWLFNLQPSSMVPLLTYCKNRELRRQSQTAYASRAFNDDFDNQELIKRALDLRQQRADLLGYPTHADYVLSDRMAESVQTATEFLEKIYSVAYPAAKREYQEVVDYAKQTDGISDFKPWDMGYYSNKLKEARYAYDPEELRPWFKVENVLTGLFTVAKHIYGIEVKQVTDVPTWHKDVSTWEVYDRAGDFLGLMYMDLFPRETKRGGAWQTSFQRQGLHSDGLRRPHVAIVASLTPSTEDQPSLLRLDEARTVFHEFGHALHSLLADGYYKGLSGTSVLWDFVELPSQIMENWLLEEEALNLFARHYETGEPLPSELLKKVIDAKNFQAGLANITQLRYAMLDLAWHTTHPSKITDVDAFEKQATARFQIAPPIEGANISCAFAHIFAGGYSAGYYSYKWAEALEADAWSLFNEKGIFNPEVSEAFRKYILARGNAFHPMDLFVAFRGRKPDPDALLKRDGLIPTPA